A genomic window from Pristis pectinata isolate sPriPec2 unplaced genomic scaffold, sPriPec2.1.pri scaffold_150_arrow_ctg1, whole genome shotgun sequence includes:
- the LOC127567166 gene encoding UDP-glucuronosyltransferase 2A1-like yields the protein MLTVDPDKLPRWLRLTAVLLGVLVPGSGCANILVVPVDGSHWINMKVLLEELRARGHSLSVLHTSTSHYIKEDPSLYRSFIVPMDGKLGIVEDRQMVSNLVVETLETFRNGYTPMAFLRNNLNMRRIVYETHQCTQRFIVQLFEDRRLMGELEGAGFHLLLTDPLYPTGSMLARHLKLLLVHNARWLTNGDCHHLLAPSPPSYVPVVGSWLTDTMSFSQRLSNTIQHFMTIILVASMVEGNYQELCRRYLGPGTGLREVILAADLWLIRVDFVLEFPRPTIPSMVYMGGFQCRPASPLDPELEAFVQGSGEHGVVLLSLGTLVTTLPDWMAETIAVSLSRLPQRVVWRHVGPVPKGVGNNTLVMGWIPQNDLLGHPKVVAFISHGGTNGLYEAIYHGVPVVGLPLIFDQFDNLVRLEARGAAKVLDTTTLRAGQLEEAVREVTSTPGYRRSMHRLSALHRDQPQHPLQRAIYWLEFVLQHGGAPHLRPASFDLPWYIYHGLDVMAFLGALASTAALLGLLLLRCVYQALRGRKEKND from the coding sequence ATGTTGACTGTGGACCCCGACAAGCTGCCGCGCTGGCTGAGACTCACGGCTGTCCTGCTGGGCGTGCTGGTGCCGGGATCGGGCTGTGCCAACATCCTCGTGGTGCCGGTGGATGGGAGCCACTGGATCAACATGAAggtgctgctggaggagctccgtGCCCGCGGGCACTCCCTCAGTGTCCTGCACACCTCCACCAGCCATTACATCAAGGAGGACCCCTCCCTCTACCGCTCCTTCATCGTGCCGATGGACGGGAAACTGGGCATCGTCGAGGACAGGCAGATGGTCTCCAACCTGGTGGTGGAGACGCTGGAGACTTTCCGGAATGGCTACACCCCGATGGCCTTCCTGCGCAACAACCTCAACATGCGGCGGATTGTCTACGAGACGCACCAGTGCACGCAGCGGTTCATCGTCCAGCTGTTCGAGGACAGGCGGCTGATGGGGGAGCTGGAAGGGGCCGGCTTTCATCTCCTGCTGACCGATCCCCTGTACCCCACCGGATCCATGCTGGCCCGGCACCTGAAGCTGCTGCTGGTCCACAACGCCCGCTGGCTCACCAACGGGGACTGCCACCACCTGCTGGCCCCCTCCCCGCCCTCCTACGTGCCGGTGGTGGGGAGCTGGCTGACCGACACCATGTCCTTCTCCCAGCGCCTCTCCAACACCATCCAGCACTTCATGACCATCATCCTGGTGGCCTCCATGGTGGAGGGCAACTACCAGGAGCTGTGCCGGCGCTACCTGGGTCCCGGGACCGGGCTGCGGGAGGTGATACTGGCTGCCGACTTGTGGCTGATAAGGGTGGACTTTGTGCTGGAGTTCCCCCGGCCCACCATCCCCAGCATGGTGTACATGGGGGGCTTCCAGTGCCGGCCGGCCAGCCCCCTCGACCCTGAGCTGGAGGCCTTCGTGCAGGGCTCAGGGGAGCACGGGGTGGTGCTGTTGTCACTGGGGACGCTGGTCACCACCCTGCCCGACTGGATGGCGGAGACCATCGCCGTGAGCTTGAGCAggctgccccagagggtggtctggcGCCACGTGGGGCCAGTACCCAAGGGGGTGGGCAACAATACCCTGGTGATGGGGTGGATACCCCAGAACGACCTGCTGGGGCACCCTAAGGTGGTGGCCTTCATCTCCCATGGGGGCACCAATGGCCTGTACGAGGCCATCTACCACGGGGTGCCGGTGGTGGGCCTGCCCCTCATCTTCGACCAGTTCGACAACCTGGTCCGGCTGGAGGCCCGGGGGGCAGCCAAGGTGCTGGACACGACCACCCTGCGGGCCGGGCAGCTGGAGGAGGCCGTGCGGGAGGTGACCAGCACCCCCGGCTACCGCCGCAGCATGCACCGGCTGTCCGCCCTGCACCGCGACCAGCCCCAGCACCCCCTGCAGCGGGCCATCTACTGGCTGGAGTTCGTGCTACAGCATGGGGGGGCCCCCCACCTCAGGCCGGCCAGCTTTGACCTGCCCTGGTACATCTACCACGGGCTGGATGTGATGGCGTTCCTGGGCGCGCTGGCCTCCACCGCAGCTCTGCTGGGGCTGCTGCTTCTCAGGTGTGTCTACCAGGCCctgagggggaggaaggagaaaaatgactaa